A window of the Trichoderma asperellum chromosome 4, complete sequence genome harbors these coding sequences:
- a CDS encoding uncharacterized protein (EggNog:ENOG41~TransMembrane:8 (i31-51o57-77i98-121o133-151i163-179o185-203i310-329o335-352i)) has protein sequence MATAWLARMRRLNVHNFTTFRDSPLAEISGSLGDLGTLLPLMIALAAKGYIDLGSTLVFSGVFNVLTGVIFGIPLPVQPMKAIAAAAISAREDPSMGVVVAAGQWVGAAVFIMSATGLLRAAVSFVPIPVVKGIQLGAGLSLIIGAGSSLLQPLHWLHPVLDNRLWALAAFLVLIFTQNMPRFPYALGFFVLALVLALVQVLGSDQSSLPWFQVWRPHFVLPSWIGVGDAPALWMAVGQLPLTTLNSIIAVSALASDLLPDIPTPSVTSIGFSVALMNLSGTWFGAMPVCHGAGGLAAQYRFGARSGASVIILGLFKVVLGLLFGQTLVSLLTQIPHGLLGVMVVAAGLELAKVGHTLNQGAPDLWHKSASQGGLDSPRRQRHLSDEERLERWTVMLVTTAGILAFKNDAVGFLAGMFCHLSYRLSERFMSWKNSHSIISSERAPLLR, from the exons atGGCGACCGCCTGGCTGGCCCGAATGCGGCGCCTCAACGTCCATAACTTTACCACCTTTCGAGATTCGCCCCTGGCCGAGATATCCGGCTCTTTGGGCGATTTGGGCACGCTGCTTCCCCTGATGATCGCCCTCGCCGCCAAGGGGTACATCGACCTAGGCTCGACGCTTGTCTTCTCCGGCGTCTTCAATGTGCTCACCGGAGTTATCTTTGGCATACCGTTGCCGGTACAGCCTATGAAG gccatcgccgctgctgccatctcgGCGCGGGAAGACCCCTCCAtgggcgtcgtcgtcgccgcgGGACAATGGGTCGGAGCAGCAGTCTTCATCATGAGCGCCACGGGCCTCCTTCGAGCAGCTGTGTCGTTCGTCCCCATCCCCGTCGTCAAAGGCATCCAGCTCGGCGCGGGCCTCTCCCTCATCATCGGCGCTGGCTCGTCCCTCCTGCAGCCCCTTCACTGGCTCCATCCCGTGCTGGACAACCGCCTCTGGGCCCTGGCAGCGTTCCTCGTTCTCATATTTACGCAGAACATGCCGCGGTTCCCCTATGCGCTGGGATTCTTCGTCCTGGCGCTGGTCCTGGCGCTGGTGCAGGTGCTGGGCTCCGACCAGAGCAGCTTGCCTTGGTTCCAGGTGTGGCGGCCGCACTTTGTGCTTCCGTCTTGGATTGGCGTGGGGGATGCTCCGGCCTTGTGGATGGCTGTTGGGCAGCTTCCCCTGACGACTCTAAACTCCATCATCGCGGTGAGTGCGTTGGCTAGTGACTTGCTGCCGGACATTCCCACTCCGTCCGTCACATCTATAGGTTTCAGCGTGGCGCTCATGAACCTCTCGGGAACGTGGTTTGGAGCCATGCCAGTCTGCCACGGAGCTGGAGGGCTGGCAGCGCAGTATCGCTTCGGTGCGCGCAGCGGAGCGAGTGTAATCATCTTGGGACTCTTCAAAGTCGTTCTGGGACTGTTATTCGGTCAGACGCTCGTCAGCCTATTAACGCAAATCCCACACGGCCTACTCGGCGTCATGGTCGTAGCCGCCGGCTTGGAGCTGGCCAAGGTTGGACATACGCTGAACCAAGGCGCTCCTGATCTCTGGCACAAATCTGCTAGTCAGGGCGGCCTTGATAGTCCGAGGCGACAACGACATCTATCAGATGAAGAACGCTTAGAAAGATGGACAGTCATGTTGGTCACGACGGCGGGTATCCTGGCCTTCAAGAATGATGCAGTTGGGTTCCTCGCCGGCATGTTTTGCCATCTCTCGTATAGGCTCTCAGAACGTTTTATGAGCTGGAAAAACAGTCATTCCATCATCTCAAGTGAGCGGGCACCATTGCTACGGTGA
- a CDS encoding uncharacterized protein (EggNog:ENOG41~TransMembrane:4 (i53-73o109-132i144-165o177-196i)) produces the protein MPRFQIEILRPGRNHRPLLNLRPSSSQHSSPHHTDSEHSRYVQMLLHQDDIPLLHNILAAVLVWLLLAGFLVFPGTFTSLQESVERKGDDAHTLSDQAAKFIVKSIKNIPLLVIAAAMCAISSFGMLFLAFRHAKNYVWLVNKLFLPGMTNSLAGLVSTLIGVYSQQHGTWSITAKITAMVEGASLCVCGSLFLLYRLAFLKQIKASHGEHYSGWPGQQRYSRRLFPEKV, from the coding sequence ATGCCAAGATTTCAGATTGAAATTCTCCGTCCAGGTCGCAACCACCGACCACTCCTAAACCTTCGGCCCTCTAGCTCTCAGCACTCCAGCCCCCATCACACCGACTCTGAACATTCACGCTATGTCCAGATGCTCCTCCATCAAGATGATATACCTCTACTACATAACATTCTCGCCGCTGTGCTTGTCTGGCTTCTGCTGGCGGGCTTCCTTGTCTTCCCCGGAACATTCACCAGCCTCCAAGAATCCGTCGAGCGCAAAGGTGATGATGCCCACACATTAAGTGACCAAGCCGCCAAGTTCATCGTAAAGAGCATCAAAAACATCCCACTGCTGGTCATAGCCGCGGCAATGTGCGCCATATCCTCTTTCGGAATGCTATTTCTGGCCTTTAGACACGCCAAAAACTACGTCTGGCTTGTGAATAAGCTGTTCCTGCCGGGTATGACCAACTCTCTGGCCGGCTTGGTGTCGACTCTCATTGGCGTATACTCTCAACAACACGGAACATGGAGCATCACCGCCAAGATCACCGCCATGGTTGAAGGAGCCTCGCTTTGCGTTTGCGGaagtctttttcttttataccGACTTGCTTTCTTGAAACAAATCAAGGCCAGCCATGGGGAGCATTACAGTGGTTGGCCAGGCCAGCAGCGATATTCGAGGCGACTGTTTCCTGAGAAAGTATAG
- a CDS encoding uncharacterized protein (EggNog:ENOG41) gives MTSSSAGHDGLRDQNHDAHPEVEAQANAPAAVATAPAATMAPQAVTAAAQQKESPSDRPEAAAVSMEAEAVQKPAQEPRTSEAEAPATKSEQKISADAQSNSKGGDDPVPAATVVAEAAPPPPTSLSPSSNYDPAQQQTAAIGTSAPSVATEAPAGSSSANAITSQPPTPLPPSKPDASAETDNTTQHPPAPSTANASGDSGESRDKPASVEIKTEDVTMVDAPDTNATTAAAVAETQSHASAMQAPQMSSTEQFQPSTPYAPQAPIDHRHAYMMMALASMSAAPPAMSPPPTVTPSQVTLPNIMGDGYFGLGSANNNLRQPGPGTDMGLESFARVEFADSVFQMTTYAVIIGRDQRALEQARRDEKRAEEYKRRAEDNASKGLPPPSPIVQDRHKFSKSYVSEEGGMLGPESDSEENGRPTKRRKTSTTGSSHEEVENSQDNVISNRQYVSHTPGAAAVDLTSLRPSPWHVPFIGIHSPGPNIASKTKAISREHLKIAYNQAEGVFEAIPLHKNGFFCEDVHYKSEKVVLRCGDRLQIKDIDFRFIINGVEKGRTGAEEYQEEDAAKKRHSHGGKSMSFDFEQSHGNGQIQDTSDELSDVEVSPVELSDFGGDDEEEGDEEEAAEEEAAEEEGDGEGEGEGEGEGEGDGEDGEDGYLDALEASIEGDSEIKDEGDAHNDPSMPQIARKRGPGRPPKNGIMSKREQRLLKKQQQEMAKKTLPQAPPVEPPLKRKVGRPRKHPLPEDGTDRPEKRKYKPRKPKNEDGVEGSDAERRAREKKEKKSRPKSPPLELKIEDYTEEQLQKPNKNYGVLIDETLTAAGPDGLTLKQIYKRICQRYPWFYFHTETKGWESSVRHNLIGNEAFKKDETTNLWSRVPGVELDAGKKRKAASPDRGLVAAQAYGHYSYPYAAQHMAPGTHHGYPPGQTPAPGYQAPAYAGQPAHAARPVQYGASQSPPIHQPVQPAQPVPVQPVQPVQQAVGAPPPAPIQLPGYGPPAAPARPQLGVAQPGAYSSPYASRPPPLTNPPVKAEDGGASVPSAAAVPGQRAISVASTESKPVVASTSQQAAAQASTAHPTPARTSATPARPIIEPRLLTAVVGLKNGLVENLKKAGNPKAEAIVMSALNRCIGLKKEATENDKMEAICIKGIRQVIDGFTKGKSPTPSGSTPLPTDTPPVFEPKVLAALNGLKDASVNAIKAGLGAAKAEAVTLSAIDRVIGLADASIMPRAAEGEPVSNFEGVEQHLMKSIRQLLQGMNQKLQGDS, from the coding sequence ATGACTTCGTCCAGCGCCGGGCACGACGGCCTCCGCGATCAGAACCACGATGCCCATCCTGAAGTCGAAGCTCAAGCAAACGCCCCAGCTGCGGTCGCTACAGCCCCAGCTGCTACCATGGCCCCCCAGGCAGTGACGGCCGCTGCGCAGCAGAAGGAATCGCCGTCCGACAGGCCAGAAGCTGCGGCCGTCTCGATGGAGGCCGAAGCCGTGCAAAAGCCAGCGCAAGAGCCTAGAACCTCAGAGGCAGAAGCACCTGCGACGAAGAGTGAACAGAAGATATCGGCGGATGCGCAGTCCAATTCCAAAGGCGGTGACGACCCCGTTCCTGCTGCGACTGTTGTTGCCGaggctgctcctcctcctccaacatCATTATCGCCCTCATCAAATTACGATCCAGCGCAACAGCAAACGGCTGCGATAGGTACTTCTGCTCCTTCAGTCGCTACAGAGGCCCCGGCAGGCTCATCTTCCGCAAATGCCATCACCAGTCAACCACCAACCCCGCTACCACCTTCAAAACCTGACGCAAGTGCCGAGACCGACAACACAACCCAACACCCGCCCGCTCCATCAACAGCAAACGCCTCAGGCGATTCTGGCGAATCGAGAGACAAACCTGCATCTGTAGAGATCAAGACGGAGGATGTTACAATGGTGGATGCTCCTGATACCAATGCgacgactgctgctgctgtagccGAGACCCAATCACATGCATCTGCCATGCAGGCCCCTCAGATGTCTTCGACCGAGCAGTTCCAGCCCTCAACGCCCTACGCACCACAGGCCCCCATAGACCATAGACATGCGTACATGATGATGGCTTTGGCTTCCATGTCTGCGGCACCACCCGCCatgtcaccaccaccaaccgtAACCCCCTCTCAAGTGACTCTACCCAATATCATGGGAGACGGATATTTTGGCCTGGGCTCTGCCAATAATAATCTACGGCAGCCTGGGCCAGGCACCGACATGGGCCTTGAGTCATTTGCTCGTGTTGAGTTTGCCGACAGTGTCTTCCAGATGACCACCTACGCTGTCATTATTGGTCGTGACCAGAGAGCTCTGGAACAGGCCAGGCGTGATGAAAAGCGTGCTGAAGAGTATAAACGGCGGGCTGAGGACAATGCCAGCAAAGGGCTTCCGCCGCCATCCCCCATCGTCCAGGACCGCCACAAGTTTAGTAAATCATATGTCAGCGAGGAAGGCGGCATGCTGGGTCCCGAATCAGATAGCGAGGAGAACGGACGTCCGACAAAACGGCGCAAGACGAGCACCACAGGATCGTCACATGAAGAAGTTGAAAATTCCCAAGATAACGTTATATCAAATCGCCAATATGTCTCACATACCCCTGGGGCGGCTGCTGTCGACTTGACCTCGTTGAGGCCCTCTCCTTGGCACGTTCCCTTCATTGGTATACACTCCCCTGGTCCGAACATCGCAAGTAAGACCAAAGCCATTTCCCGGGAACACCTCAAGATTGCGTATAATCAGGCCGAGGGCGTATTTGAGGCCATTCCATTACACAAGAATGGCTTTTTCTGCGAGGATGTGCATTACAAGAGCGAAAAGGTCGTCTTAAGGTGTGGCGATCGATTGCAGATCAAGGATATTGATTTCAGATTTATCATTAATGGAGTCGAGAAGGGGCGAACTGGCGCAGAAGAATACCAGGAGGAAGACGCTGCTAAGAAACGGCACTCTCATGGTGGAAAGAGCATGAGCTTCGACTTTGAACAGTCTCACGGTAATGGCCAGATCCAAGATACAAGCGATGAATTATCAGATGTGGAAGTTAGTCCAGTCGAGCTGTCCGATTTTggcggagatgatgaagaagagggagatgaggaagaggcagctgaagaagaggcagctgaagaagagggagatggagagggtgagggtgagggcgaaggcgaaggcgagggagacggagaagacggagaagacGGGTATCTGGATGCGCTTGAAGCATCCATCGAAGGCGATTCTGAAATCAAAGATGAAGGAGACGCGCACAATGATCCCTCAATGCCACAGATAGCTAGGAAACGAGGCCCGGGCAGGCCGCCTAAGAACGGTATCATGTCAAAGAGGGAGCAACGCTTGCTTAAgaagcagcaacaagagatggccaagaagacaTTGCCTCAAGCGCCACCAGTTGAGCCGCCTCTCAAGCGCAAGGTGGGCCGGCCTAGGAAACATCCATTACCCGAAGATGGAACCGACCGCCCCGAGAAGCGCAAGTATAAGCCGCGGAAGCCCaagaatgaagatggtgtCGAAGGCTCTGATGCAGAGCGACgtgcgagagagaagaaggagaagaagtcaCGGCCCAAGTCACCTCCTCTGGAGCTTAAGATCGAGGATTATACAGAGGAGCAACTTCAGAAGCCGAATAAGAACTATGGAGTTCTTATTGACGAAACATTGACAGCGGCAGGTCCTGACGGTCTCACATTGAAGCAAATTTACAAGAGGATTTGCCAAAGATACCCGTGGTTCTATTTCCACACCGAGACCAAGGGATGGGAAAGTAGCGTTCGCCATAATCTGATTGGGAACGAAGCATTTAAGAAAGATGAGACAACAAATCTGTGGTCTCGAGTACCTGGTGTGGAATTAGATGCTGGCAAGAAGCGAAAGGCAGCCTCTCCTGACCGGGGACTAGTGGCTGCGCAGGCCTATGGGCACTACTCTTATCCATATGCTGCACAACACATGGCTCCCGGCACCCATCATGGTTACCCCCCTGGCCAAACGCCGGCTCCTGGATATCAAGCACCTGCATATGCTGGACAGCCGGCTCACGCGGCGCGCCCAGTGCAGTACGGTGCTTCTCAGTCCCCTCCTATACACCAACCAGTCCAGCCAGCACAGCCGGTACCGGTGCAACCGGTGCAGCCAGTTCAACAAGCTGTGGGTGCTCCACCTCCAGCCCCGATTCAACTGCCAGGATATGGCCCTCCTGCAGCCCCAGCCCGCCCTCAGCTTGGCGTGGCTCAGCCAGGAGCCTACAGCTCGCCCTATGCCTCACGGCCGCCTCCTTTGACAAACCCGCCTGTCAAAGCTGAGGACGGCGGTGCCAGTGTACCgtctgctgccgctgtgcCAGGCCAGCGGGCTATTTCGGTTGCCTCCACGGAGTCGAAGCCGGTTGTTGCATCGACATCGCAGCAGGCGGCCGCCCAAGCTAGTACCGCCCACCCAACCCCTGCTCGGACATCAGCAACGCCTGCTAGGCCGATTATCGAACCTCGACTTCTCACTGCAGTCGTGGGCCTCAAGAATGGCCTGGTAGAAAACCTCAAGAAGGCTGGCAACCCCAAAGCTGAGGCTATTGTTATGTCAGCTCTGAACCGGTGCATCGGGCTCAAGAAAGAAGCTACTGAAAATGACAAAATGGAAGCAATCTGCATTAAGGGCATTCGTCAAGTTATCGATGGTTTCACCAAAGGCAAAAGCCCTACCCCCAGCGGCTCTACCCCGCTGCCAACAGACACACCCCCTGTTTTCGAACCCAAAGTGCTAGCAGCATTGAATGGCCTCAAGGATGCCTCTGTTAATGCGATTAAGGCAGGCCTTGGTGCAGCCAAAGCCGAAGCTGTAACTCTATCGGCTATTGATCGTGTTATTGGCCTGGCAGATGCAAGTATAATGCCCAGGGCTGCAGAGGGCGAGCCAGTCAGCAACTTTGAAGGAGTAGAGCAACATCTTATGAAATCCATCCGCCAGCTTCTGCAAGGCATGAATCAGAAGCTACAAGGCGATTCATAA
- a CDS encoding uncharacterized protein (TransMembrane:1 (o27-45i)) → MRLGSARDGLFIREKGGESKEEKKGGVIFFGGGVFFSHFLLYMSCNVEKMEMMMIEIGALGKTMWKTTRYIMWMDEMTGLAERLLCLRKSCFFLVHNSN, encoded by the coding sequence atgaggttGGGAAGCGCAAGAGACGGGCTATTtataagagaaaaggggggagaaagcaaagaggaaaaaaaagggggggttattttctttggtggtggagtttttttttctcattttcttctttatatgAGTTGCAATGTtgaaaagatggagatgatgatgattgaaATTGGAGCCTTGGGGAAGACGATGTGGAAGACAACTAGGTATATCATGtggatggatgagatgaCTGGACTGGCGGAGAGGCTTTTGTGTTTACGGAAGAGTTGTTTCTTTCTAGTACACAATTCTAATTGA
- a CDS encoding uncharacterized protein (EggNog:ENOG41~BUSCO:EOG092D2O8B) — MASRAPADGLVRPDVGDVLLVIHDFHARSSDELSLKKGDRVELLERDDEFGDGWFLGRHCANNNTGLFPEVYTRPTPRAVSNPASTPAFLASQPLSPLVEVTQETALQGMANAPASASTSAVPLTSTEAPSTLSTPMLKAESAPTSGLGGAGSPVSALGRSVGHDEVLSETLNVIDEHITHLQSPPGTSAMNAAATDSGSEYSVAIDHRMSYIQGEETDEEEEAVHTRAEVVAWSPDDVAEYLFTEGVEKHHCEVFRDQEISGEVLLGMDQSSLFIKDFDLGSVGRRLKTWQKIKNLQDEVSGEEPDARRATHTRGSDGGSEDATKRTRSRTSTLTGNSASRPTSVQARRLSLAQSSNKASPTAHITPTNGTQESPSRTHFKRPSAASIRDLNQSRRHSSTNANLSAGDGVHKKQPSFDRNWTLGGAVSQTSQRPLSSTGLQEMLGTSEPDLQDSAVELDRGYFSGTESYADEQRVRSATALSRHSRYGSVDSFRDGAPSAAQKYYGIQPTPHKRTASANTTDSARPPPPAKDGPSPAVTKLDTAIGSAHAEPSPISGRSQGLSADWLTSMAKPVGKAARPAMRAISDKLTFDRSKGSTDLSANDPSSMPSPVRTGSSTPSAGQSLDLDSHDALKSPVTATAPSSKSSRKKGKKETSAYTQGLLKISPQVAMKDADYYGWMKKKSSNLMTTWKPRFFVLKGRRLAYYYSEDDDQEKGLIDISFHRVLPADNERLTGLHATLTGAAGGGSMPGSHSIPPASDDGAMEKGDDSMFIFKLVPPRAGLSKGVSFTKPTVHYFAVPNLKQGRLWMAALMKSTIERDDTQAVTTTYQQKTISLAKAKQMRHRPPALMNAEESAAARAADEADSGVAGMAALQIDGARLNVNFGDKDGSPLSA; from the exons ATGGCTTCACGAGCACCAGCTGACGGGCTTGTCCGGCCCGATGTGGGCGATGTCCTATTGGTGATTC ATGACTTTCATGCCCGCAGTTCAGACGAACTGAGCCTCAAGAAGGGGGATCGAGTTGAGTTACTAGAACGAGACGATGAATTTGGTGATGGCTGGTTCCTCGGTCGCCACTGCGCGAACAACAACACTGGTCTCTTTCCCGAAG TTTATACCCGACCAACCCCAAGAGCCGTATCGAACCCAGCGTCAACCCCAGCTTTCCTTGCTTCGCAGCCACTTTCTCCATTGGTGGAAGTCACACAAGAAACAGCTCTTCAGGGCATGGCGAATGCTCCTGCATCGGCTAGCACGTCTGCTGTGCCTTTAACATCAACCGAAGCGCCCTCTACACTGTCGACCCCAATGCTCAAAGCTGAATCAGCCCCCACGTCTGGCTTGGGCGGCGCAGGATCCCCCGTTTCTGCGCTGGGGAGATCAGTCGGACACGATGAAGTTCTCAGCGAAACTCTCAACGTTATCGACGAGCACATCACTCACTTGCAGTCGCCCCCTGGCACCAGTGCTatgaatgctgctgctacagacTCTGGCAGTGAGTATAGTGTTGCCATTGACCACCGTATGTCGTATATCCAGGGCGAAGAaacagacgaagaagaagaagctgtacATACTCGTGCCGAAGTTGTGGCTTGGTCTCCAGATGACGTAGCCGAGTACCTCTTCACTGAGGGCGTCGAGAAGCACCACTGTGAAGTTTTTAGGGACCAAGAGATTTCCGGAGAAGTGCTGCTGGGCATGGATCAAAGCTCCCTGTTCATCAAGGATTTCGATTTAGGCTCCGTCGGCCGGCGCCTCAAGACATGGCAGAAGATTAAGAATCTCCAAGACGAGGTTAGCGGCGAAGAACCAGATGCAAGGCGAGCCACGCATACCCGCGGTAGCGATGGCGGATCCGAGGACGCGACGAAACGAACGAGAAGTCGAACGAGCACCCTGACAGGGAACTCTGCATCACGACCCACCTCTGTCCAGGCTAGACGCCTGTCCCTGGCTCAGTCATCTAACAAGGCTTCTCCAACCGCTCATATAACCCCAACAAACGGCACTCAGGAGAGCCCATCACGTACGCACTTCAAACGGCCGTCGGCGGCATCCATCCGAGACCTGAATCAGTCACGACGACACTCATCAACAAACGCGAACCTCTCTGCTGGTGATGGCGTACATAAGAAACAACCTTCCTTTGATCGAAACTGGACCCTTGGCGGCGCTGTCTCACAGACCTCTCAAAGGCCGCTTTCCTCCACGGGACTGCAAGAAATGCTGGGCACATCTGAGCCGGATCTCCAGGACTCAGCCGTTGAGCTAGACCGAGGCTACTTTTCTGGCACTGAG AGCTACGCAGACGAGCAGAGAGTCCGCAGCGCCACGGCGCTCTCCCGACATTCGAGATACGGTAGCGTCGATTCTTTCCGGGATGGAGCGCCATCCGCCGCTCAGAAATACTACGGTATCCAGCCGACCCCCCACAAACGAACCGCCTCAGCGAATACGACTGACTCTGCTcggccgccgcctccagccAAAGATGGCCCATCTCCAGCCGTCACTAAGCTGGATACTGCGATCGGTTCGGCTCATGCGGAACCATCGCCAATCTCCGGCAGGTCGCAGGGTCTCAGTGCTGATTGGCTCACATCAATGGCCAAACCAGTCGGCAAAGCCGCTCGACCAGCTATGCGAGCCATTTCAGATAAGCTTACTTTTGATAGATCCAAGGGATCAACTGACCTATCAGCCAATGACCCGTCTTCTATGCCTTCTCCCGTAAGAACAGGTTCTAGTACTCCCTCAGCCGGGCAGAGCCTTGATCTCGACTCTCATGACGCGCTCAAAAGCCCCGTCACAGCGACGGCCCCTTCCAGCAAGAGCAGTcggaagaagggcaaaaaggaaacaagTGCTTATACACAAGGCCTGTTAAAGATATCGCCCCAGGTGGCCATGAAGGACGCGGACTATTACGGCtggatgaaaaagaagagctccAACCTGATGACCACATGGAAGCCCCGATTTTTTGTCCTCAAGGGACGACGGCTGGCATATTACTACTCTGAAGACGACGACCAAGAAAAAGGTCTTATCGACATCTCATTCCATCGTGTTCTTCCTGCCGATAACGAGAGATTGACCGGATTGCATGCTACTCTGACTGGTGCAGCTGGTGGTGGGAGCATGCCAGGTAGTCACAGCATACCGCCGGCGAGCGACGATGGAGCCATGGAGAAGGGCGATGACAGCATGTTCATTTTCAAGCTAGTACCACCTCGAGCAGGTCTATCCAAAGGCGTCAGTTTCACGAAGCCCACCGTCCACTACTTTGCGGTGCCCAATCTAAAACAAGGCCGCTTGTGGATGGCTGCCTTGATGAAGTCGACAATTGAACGAGACGACACACAAGCAGTAACGACAACGTATCAACAAAAGACGATATCCCTAGCCAAAGCGAAACAAATGCGCCACCGTCCTCCTGCACTCATGAATGCCGAAGAATCTGCCGCAGCCAGAGCGGCTGATGAAGCAGATAGCGGCGTGGCTGGCATGGCAGCCCTCCAGATCGACGGTGCTCGATTAAACGTTAATTTCGGCGACAAGGATGGCTCGCCGTTGAGCGCATAG